In one Mucilaginibacter ginsenosidivorax genomic region, the following are encoded:
- the aspS gene encoding aspartate--tRNA ligase produces MLRTHTCGELNISNLGQSVTLCGWVQKSRDLGGTTFIDVRDRYGLTQLVFNTDTDALLREKSRELGREFVIQVTGKVLERSNKNTKIPTGEIEIAVAGIEILNSAKIPPFLIEDETDGGEELRAKYRYLDLRRAPVRNNLILRHKMAQEIRRYLSDIDFLEVETPVLIKSTPEGARDFVVPSRMNPGEFYALPQSPQTFKQLLMVSGFDRYFQIVKCFRDEDLRADRQPEFTQIDCELSFITQEDILNIFEGLTRHLFTTVKGIDLGDFPRMQYADAMRLYGSDKPDVRFGMEFVELNDIVKGKGFGVFDNAELVVGINAKGCASYTRKQLDEITEWLKRPQIGVAGMIYCRYNEDGTLKSSVDKFYSEDELNNWAAAFEAERGDLMLVLAGNADKVRKQLNELRLEMGSRLGLRDKNKFAPLWVLDFPLLEWDEETGRYHAMHHPFTSPKPEDIALLDTDPGAVRANAYDLVINGTEVGGGSIRIHDRAMQSLMFKHLGFSSEEAQKQFGFLMDAFEYGAPPHGGLALGFDRLVSIFAGLDSIRDVIAFPKNNSGRDVMIDSPSTIADTQLKELNIKTTV; encoded by the coding sequence ATGCTAAGAACTCATACCTGCGGTGAATTAAATATCAGCAACTTAGGCCAATCAGTTACATTGTGCGGCTGGGTACAAAAATCGCGCGATTTGGGCGGTACCACATTTATTGATGTGCGCGACCGTTATGGTTTAACCCAACTTGTTTTTAATACAGATACTGATGCCCTGCTGCGCGAGAAAAGCCGCGAGCTTGGCCGTGAGTTTGTGATACAGGTTACCGGCAAGGTGCTGGAGCGCTCAAACAAAAACACAAAAATACCAACCGGCGAAATTGAAATTGCTGTTGCTGGTATAGAGATATTGAACTCGGCTAAAATTCCGCCGTTCCTGATAGAAGACGAAACTGATGGTGGCGAAGAACTGCGCGCCAAGTATCGTTACCTTGATTTGCGCCGTGCGCCTGTTCGTAATAATTTAATCCTGCGTCACAAAATGGCTCAGGAAATACGCCGCTATTTAAGCGATATTGATTTTCTGGAGGTAGAAACCCCGGTACTGATTAAATCGACCCCGGAAGGCGCGCGCGATTTTGTGGTGCCAAGCCGCATGAACCCGGGCGAGTTTTACGCTTTGCCGCAATCGCCGCAAACATTTAAGCAATTGCTGATGGTAAGCGGGTTCGACCGTTACTTCCAGATTGTGAAATGTTTCAGGGATGAAGACCTGCGTGCCGACCGCCAGCCAGAGTTTACCCAGATTGACTGCGAGCTATCGTTTATTACCCAGGAGGATATCCTGAATATTTTTGAAGGCCTTACCCGCCACCTGTTTACTACCGTTAAAGGTATCGACCTGGGCGATTTTCCGCGTATGCAATATGCCGACGCGATGCGCCTTTATGGTTCTGATAAACCTGACGTAAGGTTTGGGATGGAGTTTGTAGAGCTGAATGATATTGTAAAAGGAAAAGGTTTTGGCGTATTTGATAATGCCGAACTGGTTGTGGGCATCAACGCCAAAGGCTGTGCAAGCTATACCCGCAAGCAATTGGATGAAATTACCGAATGGTTAAAACGCCCGCAAATTGGCGTTGCCGGCATGATATATTGCCGCTATAACGAAGATGGTACTTTAAAATCATCGGTTGATAAATTTTACAGCGAAGATGAGCTGAACAACTGGGCAGCGGCATTTGAAGCCGAACGCGGCGATTTAATGCTGGTATTGGCCGGCAATGCCGATAAAGTACGCAAACAACTGAACGAATTGCGCCTTGAAATGGGTAGCCGTTTAGGCCTGCGCGATAAAAATAAATTTGCGCCGCTTTGGGTGCTTGATTTTCCGCTGCTGGAGTGGGACGAGGAAACCGGGCGTTACCATGCCATGCACCACCCCTTCACTTCGCCAAAACCAGAGGATATCGCCTTGCTGGATACCGATCCGGGAGCTGTGCGAGCCAATGCTTATGACCTGGTTATTAATGGTACCGAGGTTGGCGGTGGATCTATCAGGATCCATGACCGCGCCATGCAATCATTAATGTTTAAGCACCTGGGCTTTTCGTCCGAAGAAGCTCAAAAGCAATTTGGCTTTTTGATGGATGCCTTTGAATATGGCGCCCCACCACATGGTGGTTTAGCGCTTGGGTTTGACAGGCTGGTATCTATTTTTGCCGGGTTAGATTCTATCCGTGATGTTATCGCGTTCCCTAAAAATAATTCGGGCCGCGATGTGATGATCGATTCGCCATCAACCATTGCCGATACACAGCTTAAAGAGCTTAATATTAAAACAACAGTATAA
- a CDS encoding type II toxin-antitoxin system RelE/ParE family toxin yields MFREIVWSQRAIKEWIKILEYWNERNKSYAYSLKLDHLVKASFAIVANSPEIGKATDSPSIRIKVILDYLFYYRITPGHIEILSVWDSRRNPKKFKL; encoded by the coding sequence ATGTTTAGGGAGATAGTATGGTCCCAGAGAGCTATTAAAGAATGGATTAAAATTTTAGAATATTGGAACGAAAGAAATAAATCCTATGCTTACAGTTTGAAACTTGATCATCTGGTTAAAGCAAGCTTTGCCATTGTTGCCAACTCCCCTGAGATTGGCAAGGCAACAGACTCTCCGTCAATAAGGATAAAAGTTATTCTTGATTACCTATTCTATTACCGAATTACACCAGGACACATAGAAATTCTAAGTGTTTGGGACAGTCGCCGAAATCCTAAAAAATTCAAATTATAA
- a CDS encoding TonB-dependent receptor, with protein sequence MKNVFAAIMALLLPVLASAQLSISGKVTNQSGEALPGATITINNPAASVVADATGKYGFTNLKPGSYTLNASFIGYQTISKNIVLAANQVINLALVNGTLAAEEVTISATRAVKNSPTAFTNLSKKDLAKNNFGQDLPYLLSLTPSVVTTSDAGAGIGYTGIRIRGSDNTRVNVTINGIPLNDAESQGSYFIDLPDLASSVDNIQVQRGVGTSTNGAGAFGGSINIQTTTRRDTAYAEINTSAGSYGSIKNTVNAGTGLLDGHFSLDGRLSRIHSNGYIDRATSDLKSLYLSAAWYGKNSTIRANVISGHERTYQAWNGIADYVIGDNTRKDNRTYNELGLMDDAGNFYKDQVDDYLQNHYQLLYDQKISSKLSFSGALHYTKGKGYYEEYRRQDAVANYGLTPVIMGMDTIKTTDLVRRLWLDNEFYGVTYALKYQPQSNLNMTLGGAYNEYKGAHYGNIIYTKESAGIGPNYEYYRDNAKKNDFNIFYRAEWHLNKVLLYADAQYRHLYYNFYGIDKNQQNAQQSIELNFFNPKVGITYQLNEQNNVYASFAVGNHEPNRDDYVNSTPQARPKAENLKDFEAGYRTVGKIFSGGINGFYMLYKNQLILTGALNDVGGAIRTNVPDSYRTGVELDGKVRITSQLNWGITATWSANKIKNYHQFFSNYDDGTLVEESFKKTTIAYSPSLTGASIISYSPVKGGEIAFISKYVGKQYLDNTMNQNPAGFNIAPDNQSNPYAANRYLKSYFTSDVRLRYNFSISQVKNIGLGLQVNNVFSKKYEANGATYPDIEGGNMVNYNYYFPQAPRNFMAMLSLNF encoded by the coding sequence TTGAAAAATGTATTCGCGGCTATCATGGCCCTGCTGTTGCCTGTTTTGGCATCGGCCCAACTTTCCATATCCGGAAAAGTAACCAACCAATCGGGCGAAGCACTGCCCGGTGCAACCATCACCATTAATAACCCTGCTGCCAGCGTAGTTGCCGATGCAACCGGCAAATATGGCTTTACTAATCTTAAGCCAGGAAGCTACACGCTAAATGCCAGTTTTATTGGTTATCAAACCATCAGCAAAAACATAGTATTGGCTGCAAACCAGGTTATCAACCTGGCACTCGTTAACGGCACCCTTGCTGCCGAGGAAGTGACCATCAGCGCTACCCGCGCGGTTAAAAACTCGCCAACAGCATTTACCAACCTCAGCAAAAAAGATTTAGCAAAAAACAACTTCGGGCAGGATTTGCCCTACCTGTTAAGCCTCACCCCATCGGTAGTTACCACATCCGATGCCGGCGCGGGCATTGGTTACACCGGTATCCGCATTCGTGGCTCTGATAATACCCGGGTAAACGTTACCATTAACGGTATCCCGCTGAACGATGCCGAAAGCCAGGGATCGTACTTTATCGACCTGCCCGACCTGGCCTCGTCTGTAGATAACATACAGGTGCAGCGCGGTGTGGGTACATCAACCAACGGTGCGGGCGCGTTTGGCGGCAGCATCAATATCCAGACTACCACACGCCGTGATACCGCTTATGCCGAAATCAACACATCGGCCGGCTCCTACGGCTCTATCAAAAACACCGTTAATGCCGGTACCGGCTTATTGGATGGGCATTTCAGTTTAGATGGCCGTTTATCGCGCATCCACTCCAATGGCTATATTGACAGGGCTACGTCCGATTTAAAATCGCTTTATTTGAGTGCTGCATGGTATGGCAAAAACAGCACCATCAGGGCCAACGTAATATCGGGCCACGAGCGTACATACCAGGCCTGGAACGGTATTGCCGACTATGTTATTGGCGATAATACCCGCAAGGATAACCGCACTTATAACGAGCTTGGCCTGATGGACGATGCCGGTAATTTTTATAAAGACCAGGTAGATGATTACCTGCAAAACCACTATCAGTTACTGTACGACCAAAAGATAAGCAGTAAGCTATCTTTTAGCGGTGCACTACATTATACCAAGGGCAAGGGTTATTACGAGGAATACCGCCGCCAGGATGCCGTGGCCAATTATGGCTTAACCCCGGTTATTATGGGTATGGATACAATCAAAACTACCGACCTGGTGCGCAGGCTTTGGCTTGATAATGAATTTTATGGCGTTACCTACGCATTAAAATATCAGCCCCAAAGTAACCTGAACATGACCCTGGGTGGTGCTTATAATGAATACAAAGGCGCGCATTACGGCAATATTATTTACACCAAAGAAAGCGCCGGTATTGGCCCCAACTATGAGTACTATCGTGATAATGCCAAAAAGAACGACTTCAATATTTTTTACCGTGCCGAGTGGCATTTAAACAAGGTATTACTTTATGCCGATGCGCAATACCGCCACCTTTACTACAATTTTTACGGTATCGACAAAAACCAGCAGAACGCGCAGCAAAGCATCGAGCTTAACTTTTTTAACCCCAAAGTGGGTATTACTTACCAGCTTAATGAGCAAAACAATGTATACGCATCATTTGCGGTAGGCAACCACGAGCCAAACCGCGACGATTACGTAAACTCCACCCCGCAGGCCAGGCCAAAAGCCGAAAACCTGAAGGATTTTGAAGCAGGTTACCGTACTGTTGGCAAAATTTTTAGCGGCGGCATTAATGGCTTTTATATGCTGTATAAAAACCAGCTGATATTAACCGGGGCACTTAATGATGTGGGCGGCGCCATACGCACCAATGTGCCCGATAGCTATCGTACCGGCGTGGAGCTGGATGGTAAAGTACGCATAACCAGCCAGCTTAACTGGGGTATAACCGCCACCTGGAGTGCCAACAAGATCAAAAACTATCACCAGTTTTTCTCTAATTACGATGACGGCACTTTAGTTGAAGAATCGTTTAAAAAAACAACCATTGCTTATTCGCCATCGCTTACCGGGGCCAGCATCATCAGCTATAGCCCGGTTAAAGGCGGCGAGATCGCTTTTATCAGCAAATATGTGGGCAAACAGTATTTGGATAATACCATGAACCAAAACCCGGCAGGTTTTAATATAGCGCCGGATAACCAAAGCAACCCATACGCGGCCAACCGTTACCTTAAAAGCTATTTTACCAGCGATGTAAGGCTGCGTTATAACTTCAGCATCAGCCAGGTTAAAAACATTGGTTTGGGCTTGCAGGTAAATAATGTTTTCAGCAAAAAGTACGAGGCTAACGGTGCTACGTACCCGGATATTGAAGGCGGCAACATGGTAAACTATAATTACTATTTTCCGCAGGCACCGCGCAATTTTATGGCGATGCTTAGTTTGAATTTCTGA
- a CDS encoding acyl-CoA dehydrogenase family protein, whose protein sequence is MPHPSYLLKPEWVKTIRDTGAEAEKLAMLHPDQLKLVYEQGWFKFLVPKAYSGLQLPLPDMVRLEESLAWANGSLGWVVTLCSGAGWFGGFLSADVAPELLNNPALCLAGSGASTGTATITDGGYIINGTWKYASGAHHATHITANCIIKNGDEPVLDADGNELILPFIFDKKDVEIFPAWKYIGMMATGSDAYQVSNLFVKANRCFKIDPAYAVINEPLYKYPFLQLAEATLAANISGMAVHFLDLCGPLFDEKQLGKRQPGTYRDATKQLLDELTAKLNNTRAEFYRAVDASWQSGLTGPAGYLTEVSATSRKLAKTARESVDKLYPYCGLQAANPDTEISQTWRDLHTASQHSLLNSI, encoded by the coding sequence ATGCCCCATCCATCATACTTACTAAAGCCCGAATGGGTAAAAACAATCCGGGATACTGGCGCAGAGGCCGAAAAACTGGCCATGCTTCACCCTGATCAATTGAAACTGGTTTACGAGCAGGGCTGGTTTAAATTTCTGGTGCCGAAAGCCTATTCGGGTTTACAGCTGCCTTTGCCGGATATGGTGCGCTTGGAAGAAAGCCTGGCCTGGGCCAACGGCAGCTTGGGCTGGGTGGTTACCCTTTGCAGTGGTGCGGGCTGGTTCGGCGGTTTTTTATCGGCAGATGTCGCCCCGGAATTATTGAACAATCCGGCACTATGCCTGGCAGGCAGCGGCGCATCAACAGGTACGGCAACTATTACAGATGGCGGCTACATTATTAACGGCACCTGGAAATATGCCAGCGGCGCACACCATGCCACCCACATAACAGCCAACTGCATTATCAAAAATGGCGACGAACCTGTTTTAGATGCCGACGGAAACGAACTGATATTACCTTTTATTTTTGATAAAAAAGACGTGGAAATTTTCCCCGCCTGGAAATACATTGGCATGATGGCCACCGGCAGCGATGCCTACCAGGTAAGCAACCTGTTTGTTAAAGCAAACAGGTGTTTTAAGATCGATCCGGCATATGCAGTAATCAACGAACCTTTGTACAAATACCCCTTTTTACAATTAGCCGAAGCTACGCTGGCGGCAAATATATCGGGCATGGCTGTGCACTTTCTTGACCTCTGCGGGCCCTTATTTGATGAAAAACAATTAGGCAAACGCCAGCCAGGCACCTATCGCGATGCCACAAAACAACTGCTGGATGAACTTACCGCCAAGCTTAATAACACCCGGGCCGAATTTTACCGGGCCGTTGATGCTTCCTGGCAGAGTGGTTTAACCGGCCCAGCCGGGTATTTGACCGAGGTAAGCGCCACCAGCCGCAAACTGGCCAAAACAGCACGCGAGAGTGTCGACAAGCTATACCCCTACTGCGGCCTGCAAGCTGCCAACCCCGATACCGAAATAAGCCAAACCTGGCGCGATTTGCATACCGCAAGCCAGCATAGTTTGTTAAATAGCATTTGA
- the pnuC gene encoding nicotinamide riboside transporter PnuC → MHDLIKLFIDQIKETTWVQWLAVALGVAEVLLARKNNIWLYPAGILGTAIAIYLLLNVGLYAESILNGYYVIMSVYGWWYWVKRRNEPPVEISWSTKNEWGISIAISVIGWIFFYVLLKNLPAKYFTPSNVPVWDALISSTAWAGMWLLARRKIENWIFLNISNLFAVPILFYKHLPMFALLTIFLFVVAIFGYFDWAARVKSQESRVKTGN, encoded by the coding sequence ATGCATGATTTAATAAAGCTTTTTATTGATCAGATAAAAGAAACCACCTGGGTACAATGGCTTGCCGTTGCCCTGGGTGTTGCCGAGGTTTTGCTGGCGCGAAAAAACAATATCTGGCTTTATCCGGCCGGTATTTTGGGCACCGCAATTGCTATTTACCTGTTATTGAATGTTGGGCTTTATGCCGAATCGATACTGAATGGTTATTATGTGATCATGAGCGTTTACGGCTGGTGGTACTGGGTTAAACGGCGCAACGAGCCGCCTGTAGAAATTTCATGGAGCACCAAAAACGAATGGGGTATAAGCATTGCCATATCTGTTATTGGCTGGATATTTTTTTATGTACTGCTTAAAAACCTGCCTGCCAAATACTTCACCCCATCAAACGTACCTGTTTGGGACGCGCTGATATCGTCGACCGCCTGGGCAGGCATGTGGCTGCTGGCCCGCCGAAAAATAGAGAACTGGATTTTTTTAAACATATCAAACCTGTTTGCCGTACCCATCCTGTTTTACAAACACCTGCCCATGTTTGCGCTGCTCACCATCTTTTTATTTGTTGTAGCTATTTTTGGATACTTTGACTGGGCTGCGAGAGTCAAGAGTCAAGAATCAAGAGTTAAGACAGGAAATTGA
- the pafA gene encoding alkaline phosphatase PafA: MKLKYLLLLILATASLSASAQSHKKKHKHTARRNSDSEITYHRERSMPMPTGLPRPKLVIGLVVDQMRWDYLYRYFDRYEDGGFKRMLGEGFTCENTNIDYIPTVTAAGHTCIYTGSVPAIHGIAGNDFIVQATGKSMYCTDDSTVTAVGSTSKAGQMSPRNLLVTTVTDELRLATNFRSKVIGIALKDRGGILPAGHTANAAYWFDDASGNWISSTYYMTDLPAWVKNFNSQKIAEKYLKQDWNTLYPIATYLQSAPDNSGKYEGKFAGTSAPTMPVNTSALYNGHLGMIRSTPYGNSMTLDMAKAAIENEQLGKNTVTDFLAVSLSSTDYIGHQFGPNSVEIEDTYLRLDHDLAAFFAYLDGTLGKGSYSVFLTADHGAAHNATFLKDHNVPAGTWDDAAAQKEMNTVLNDKYKVQNLVISMDNYQVNLNNAAIKKAGISEAAIRLDCISYLQKQPAVQFAVDMQNANDATIPVDLRSRIVNGYNTEHSGVIQIVLKPGYYSGHGATGTTHGTWAPYDTHIPLVFMGWGINHGNTTRQTHMTDIAPTVASLLHIQAPDGCIGKTISEVIR, translated from the coding sequence ATGAAGCTTAAATATCTGTTGCTTTTAATTTTAGCCACTGCCTCTCTTTCGGCATCGGCACAATCTCACAAAAAAAAACATAAACATACCGCAAGGAGGAACAGCGATAGCGAAATTACCTACCACCGCGAACGCTCTATGCCCATGCCTACCGGCCTGCCACGCCCCAAACTGGTTATAGGTCTTGTAGTTGATCAAATGCGTTGGGACTACCTGTACCGCTATTTTGACCGTTACGAAGATGGCGGCTTTAAGCGAATGTTGGGCGAAGGCTTTACCTGCGAGAATACCAATATTGATTATATCCCCACAGTAACCGCCGCAGGCCATACCTGCATTTACACCGGGTCGGTGCCTGCCATTCATGGCATCGCGGGCAATGATTTTATTGTGCAGGCTACCGGAAAATCGATGTATTGCACAGACGACAGCACGGTAACCGCCGTTGGCAGCACGTCAAAGGCAGGGCAAATGTCGCCACGCAATTTACTGGTAACCACCGTTACCGACGAGCTTAGGCTGGCTACCAATTTCCGCTCAAAAGTTATCGGCATCGCCCTAAAAGATCGTGGTGGAATTTTGCCCGCCGGGCACACCGCCAATGCCGCCTACTGGTTTGATGACGCCAGCGGCAACTGGATAAGCAGCACCTACTACATGACCGATTTACCTGCCTGGGTTAAAAATTTTAACAGCCAAAAAATTGCCGAAAAATACCTTAAACAGGATTGGAATACCCTTTACCCAATAGCCACCTACCTGCAAAGCGCCCCTGATAACAGCGGCAAATACGAGGGCAAATTTGCCGGCACCAGTGCGCCAACCATGCCGGTTAATACATCGGCATTGTACAACGGCCATTTAGGCATGATCCGATCTACCCCTTACGGCAATTCGATGACGCTTGATATGGCCAAAGCAGCTATAGAAAATGAACAATTAGGCAAAAACACAGTTACCGACTTTTTAGCGGTAAGCCTTTCATCAACAGATTACATTGGGCACCAGTTTGGCCCTAACTCTGTAGAGATAGAGGACACTTACCTGAGGCTTGATCATGACCTGGCTGCCTTTTTTGCTTATTTAGATGGCACATTGGGTAAAGGCAGCTACTCGGTATTTTTAACAGCCGACCATGGCGCTGCCCATAACGCCACATTCCTGAAAGACCACAACGTACCTGCCGGAACCTGGGACGATGCAGCCGCACAGAAAGAAATGAATACAGTATTAAACGATAAATACAAAGTTCAAAACCTTGTTATCAGCATGGATAATTACCAGGTTAACCTTAACAATGCCGCCATAAAAAAAGCAGGCATCAGCGAAGCTGCCATAAGGCTTGACTGTATAAGCTATCTGCAAAAACAACCGGCTGTACAATTTGCCGTTGATATGCAAAACGCAAACGATGCAACAATCCCGGTTGATTTGCGCAGCCGCATTGTAAACGGTTATAACACAGAACATAGTGGGGTAATACAAATTGTGTTAAAACCAGGTTATTACTCGGGCCACGGAGCAACCGGAACAACCCATGGCACCTGGGCGCCTTATGACACTCATATACCACTGGTATTTATGGGCTGGGGCATTAACCATGGCAATACTACACGCCAAACCCACATGACGGATATTGCCCCTACCGTAGCATCACTATTACACATACAAGCCCCCGATGGCTGTATAGGCAAAACCATTAGCGAGGTAATCCGGTAG